A genome region from Labilibaculum antarcticum includes the following:
- the trpD gene encoding anthranilate phosphoribosyltransferase has protein sequence MRNILHHLFEHKTLKKEEAKEVLIRITKGNFNEFQITSFLTVFMMRSITVEELTGFREALLELCIPVDLSEYNGVDLCGTGGDGKNTFNISTLASFVVAGAGEKVTKHGNYGVSSFCGSSNVIEHLGYQFKNKEEDLKRDLDKAGICFLHAPLFNPAMKNIAPIRRDLGVRTFFNMLGPLVNPSRPKNQIVGVFDLELARLYQYLLQETDSNYTIIHGIDGYDEVSLTGKVKLIGNRTEELLEPEAFGKRKLNQEELYGGETVEEAGKIFVDILKGKGTYAQNSVVTINAGLAIHCLHPEISRADAIGRAEEALLSGNSYEVLKKLTKGNQA, from the coding sequence ATGCGCAATATATTACACCATTTGTTCGAACACAAAACCTTAAAAAAAGAGGAAGCGAAAGAGGTTTTGATTCGGATTACAAAAGGGAATTTTAACGAATTTCAAATTACTTCCTTCTTAACCGTATTTATGATGCGAAGCATTACCGTTGAGGAATTAACAGGATTTAGAGAAGCTCTTCTTGAATTGTGCATTCCTGTTGACCTATCGGAATACAATGGCGTTGATTTGTGCGGAACTGGCGGGGATGGAAAGAACACTTTTAACATTTCAACCTTAGCTTCATTTGTGGTTGCCGGCGCTGGCGAAAAAGTAACGAAGCATGGAAATTATGGCGTTTCTTCTTTTTGCGGATCTTCCAATGTGATTGAGCATTTGGGCTATCAGTTTAAAAATAAGGAAGAGGATTTGAAACGAGATTTGGATAAAGCCGGCATTTGTTTTTTGCATGCACCGCTATTCAATCCAGCCATGAAAAATATAGCGCCAATTCGTCGCGATTTAGGCGTAAGAACATTTTTCAACATGTTGGGTCCCTTGGTAAATCCATCGCGCCCAAAGAATCAGATTGTTGGGGTTTTTGACTTGGAATTGGCTCGTTTGTATCAGTATTTACTGCAGGAAACAGATTCAAATTATACGATTATTCACGGAATTGATGGTTACGATGAGGTTTCGTTGACCGGAAAGGTGAAGTTGATTGGAAACAGAACGGAAGAGTTGTTGGAACCGGAAGCATTTGGAAAACGGAAATTGAATCAGGAAGAATTGTATGGTGGCGAAACGGTTGAGGAAGCAGGCAAAATCTTTGTCGACATCCTTAAAGGAAAAGGAACCTACGCTCAAAATTCGGTGGTTACAATTAATGCAGGATTGGCAATTCATTGTTTGCATCCTGAAATTAGCAGGGCAGATGCCATTGGCAGAGCAGAAGAAGCTTTGCTTTCGGGAAATTCGTATGAGGTGTTGAAGAAACTGACAAAAGGAAACCAGGCATGA
- the trpC gene encoding indole-3-glycerol phosphate synthase TrpC — protein MNAKQNILDKIVQQKLAEVALQKEQTPIFQLMEQENFKRTCFSAKESITRKGASGVIAEFKRQSPSKGVINGTAKPKDVVKSYQEAGASMVSVLTDEAFFGAKAVDFSTARESLSIPLLRKEFIVDAYQIYQSKAMGADVILLIAAILSPQRCKDFAFIAKDLGMEVLLELHDESELEHVNRYVDLVGINNRNLKDFSVDTDRSIQLAAKLPEDMIRVAESGLDSPEVVRKMRENGFQAFLMGEHFMKQDSPGNACKQFILQM, from the coding sequence ATGAATGCAAAGCAAAATATATTAGACAAGATTGTACAGCAAAAATTGGCAGAAGTAGCTCTTCAGAAAGAGCAAACCCCAATTTTTCAATTGATGGAGCAGGAGAATTTCAAACGAACTTGTTTCTCAGCAAAAGAGTCGATTACCCGGAAGGGAGCCTCGGGTGTGATCGCGGAATTCAAACGTCAATCGCCTTCGAAGGGAGTGATTAACGGAACAGCAAAACCGAAGGATGTGGTAAAATCTTATCAGGAAGCAGGAGCTTCTATGGTTTCGGTATTGACCGATGAGGCGTTTTTTGGCGCAAAAGCGGTCGATTTTAGTACGGCACGCGAAAGCCTAAGCATTCCATTGCTGCGAAAAGAATTCATAGTAGATGCTTATCAGATTTACCAATCGAAAGCCATGGGCGCCGATGTGATCTTGCTGATTGCAGCCATATTGAGCCCTCAGCGTTGTAAGGATTTTGCCTTTATAGCAAAGGATCTGGGCATGGAAGTGTTGCTTGAACTGCACGATGAATCGGAGCTGGAACATGTGAACCGATATGTCGATTTGGTGGGAATCAACAACCGAAACCTGAAAGATTTTTCGGTAGATACAGATCGATCGATACAATTGGCAGCCAAATTGCCCGAAGATATGATACGAGTAGCCGAAAGTGGCCTGGATAGTCCTGAGGTTGTGCGAAAGATGAGGGAGAATGGTTTTCAGGCATTTTTAATGGGAGAGCATTTCATGAAACAGGATTCACCAGGCAATGCCTGCAAACAATTCATTTTGCAAATGTAG
- a CDS encoding bifunctional phosphoribosylanthranilate isomerase/tryptophan synthase subunit beta, which translates to MKIKVCGLRDKSNIKELMALPLDYVGFIFYSKSARYVGDDFDAEITKMIPLHIRKVGVFVNEAAEKILTLAKKYQLDVIQLHGDESPEDCQQIKDSGIEVFKAFQLNEDFQFERLEAYHKACDYFLFDTKSDSYGGSGEKFNWEILKKYKGETPFFLSGGIGIDDVEAVKAFQHSKLFGLDVNSGFERSPAVKNVVLVEEFLKSVRKKKMSNNKYAVNERGYYGQFGGAYIPELLRANVDELRENYLKIINSEKFQKDYKRLLDTYVGRPTPLTKVANLSKRFGTNIYLKREDLTHTGAHKINNTVGQILIAKYMGKTRIIAETGAGQHGVATATVCALFGLECIVYMGALDIERQAPNVARMKMLGAKVVPAISGNQTLKDATNEAIRDWIANPHSFYLIGSVVGPHPYPDMVTRLQSIISKEIREQLTKETGNPNPNYVIACVGGGSNAAGAFYHYLDEEDVKLVAVEASGLGVNSGETAATITIGDIGFIHGSKTMLMHDEDGQITEPYSISAGLDYPGVGPLHAHLAETGRAQFLSVTDQEALDAAMVLAQSEGIIPALESAHALAALEQMTFRKDDVVVVNLSGRGDKDMETYMKEINNL; encoded by the coding sequence ATGAAAATAAAAGTCTGCGGTCTTCGCGATAAAAGTAATATTAAAGAGCTGATGGCTTTGCCATTGGATTATGTGGGCTTTATCTTTTATTCAAAATCTGCGCGCTACGTTGGAGACGATTTTGATGCAGAAATCACGAAAATGATTCCTTTGCATATCCGTAAAGTTGGCGTTTTTGTGAATGAAGCTGCAGAAAAGATTCTGACTTTGGCGAAGAAATATCAACTCGATGTAATTCAATTGCATGGAGACGAAAGCCCGGAAGACTGTCAGCAGATAAAAGATTCTGGCATAGAGGTGTTTAAAGCCTTTCAGTTGAACGAGGACTTTCAGTTTGAACGACTGGAAGCCTATCATAAAGCTTGTGATTATTTCCTATTTGATACAAAATCAGATTCTTATGGCGGAAGCGGTGAAAAGTTCAATTGGGAAATCTTAAAAAAATACAAAGGCGAAACTCCTTTTTTCCTGAGCGGAGGAATTGGAATTGATGATGTTGAAGCAGTAAAAGCCTTTCAGCATTCCAAACTATTTGGCTTGGATGTGAATTCAGGATTTGAACGAAGTCCTGCAGTAAAGAATGTAGTGTTAGTAGAAGAGTTTTTAAAATCAGTAAGAAAAAAGAAGATGAGCAATAATAAATATGCAGTAAATGAACGAGGTTACTACGGGCAATTTGGAGGTGCTTACATTCCTGAATTGTTGCGTGCCAATGTTGATGAATTACGTGAGAACTACCTGAAGATTATCAATTCGGAGAAGTTTCAGAAAGATTATAAGAGATTGTTGGATACTTACGTGGGCCGGCCAACACCATTGACTAAAGTGGCGAATTTATCAAAACGATTTGGAACAAATATCTACTTGAAACGTGAAGATTTAACGCATACAGGCGCACATAAAATAAACAATACCGTTGGGCAGATTTTAATTGCCAAATACATGGGTAAAACCCGTATCATTGCTGAAACAGGAGCAGGGCAACACGGCGTGGCAACAGCTACCGTTTGTGCTTTGTTTGGTTTGGAATGCATTGTGTATATGGGCGCATTGGATATAGAACGTCAGGCACCAAATGTGGCTCGAATGAAGATGTTGGGCGCAAAGGTTGTTCCGGCTATTTCGGGAAATCAGACTTTGAAGGATGCCACCAACGAAGCCATTCGAGACTGGATTGCCAACCCTCATTCATTCTATTTGATAGGTTCGGTGGTTGGACCACATCCTTATCCAGACATGGTAACCCGATTACAATCTATAATATCGAAAGAAATTCGCGAGCAGCTAACCAAAGAGACCGGAAACCCGAATCCTAATTACGTGATTGCTTGTGTAGGTGGTGGAAGCAATGCCGCCGGAGCTTTTTATCACTATCTGGACGAAGAGGATGTGAAATTAGTGGCTGTGGAGGCTTCTGGTTTGGGTGTTAATAGTGGCGAAACCGCCGCAACCATTACCATTGGCGATATTGGCTTTATTCATGGCAGCAAAACCATGCTGATGCACGATGAGGATGGTCAGATTACGGAACCTTACTCTATTTCGGCAGGGCTGGATTACCCTGGCGTAGGACCTTTGCACGCACATTTGGCCGAGACGGGCAGAGCACAATTTCTCTCCGTTACCGATCAGGAAGCTTTGGATGCTGCCATGGTGCTGGCACAATCCGAAGGAATTATTCCCGCTCTGGAATCGGCTCATGCTTTGGCAGCCTTAGAGCAAATGACCTTTCGTAAAGATGATGTGGTAGTCGTGAATCTCTCAGGAAGAGGCGATAAGGATATGGAGACTTACATGAAAGAAATTAATAATTTGTAA
- the trpA gene encoding tryptophan synthase subunit alpha: MNRIDQLFQNKGKDILSIYFPAGYPNLNDTVPNLKLLQDKGVDLVEIGIPFSDPLADGPVIQIAAKKSLDQGMSLKLLFEQLKDVRKTITMPLILMGYWNVVFKYGVDAFLLDCQTCGIDGVILADLPLEEYEEEFKAKFEAHGVYNILLVTPQTTDQRMAKIEKSAKGFLYMVSSSATTGGALEQSAEREEYFKKVARLDIPSLIGFGIHDKKSFQHASSFSNGAIIGTAFIKALNSGTASEFLDSLL, translated from the coding sequence ATGAACCGAATAGATCAATTATTTCAAAATAAAGGAAAGGATATTTTGTCCATCTATTTTCCTGCCGGATATCCGAACTTGAACGATACCGTACCCAACCTGAAACTTTTACAGGATAAAGGGGTTGATTTGGTAGAGATAGGAATCCCATTTTCCGATCCCTTAGCTGATGGGCCTGTAATTCAGATTGCAGCAAAGAAATCCTTAGATCAGGGAATGAGCCTGAAACTGCTTTTTGAGCAACTCAAAGATGTTCGCAAGACCATTACAATGCCTTTGATATTAATGGGCTATTGGAATGTGGTTTTTAAATATGGTGTCGATGCATTTTTGCTGGATTGCCAAACTTGTGGTATCGATGGAGTTATTCTGGCCGATTTGCCTTTGGAGGAGTACGAAGAGGAATTTAAAGCAAAGTTTGAGGCGCATGGCGTTTACAATATTCTACTAGTAACCCCTCAAACTACCGATCAACGAATGGCGAAAATAGAAAAATCCGCCAAAGGATTTTTATACATGGTTTCATCATCGGCAACAACAGGTGGTGCTTTAGAGCAAAGTGCCGAGAGGGAAGAATACTTTAAAAAGGTAGCCCGTTTGGATATTCCTTCGTTAATAGGATTTGGAATACACGATAAAAAAAGCTTTCAGCATGCCTCCAGCTTTTCCAATGGGGCAATTATTGGAACCGCATTCATAAAAGCATTAAACAGTGGAACGGCTTCCGAATTTTTGGACTCATTGCTGTAA
- a CDS encoding 5'-methylthioadenosine/S-adenosylhomocysteine nucleosidase family protein produces MIKILIVDDTAKKVSSILSVIVENCNIPIESVDIARSINSGRKLLCKNDYDLLLLDLVLPLNDDEEPDIEEGPKFIDEIYINEQINIPNQIIGLTQYEEKYPELKKRFEDKVWYLVKYEQSKNDWKTKLQNKVLHLRKNKESILNSVLDRNKFNIGIICALPEEFAQLKEAFNKVEWKKEKNENHPFDLFSCNVVTGYGNSLKIIAGCVGKPGISATSILSTTLYNLYKIDHLFMTGFCAGFESDDLDFGDLVISESIQDYSVGKIKEDKTGSISLLKELQQIPANYELISQMNTFISDGENIDKVNRSLRNVNLLDSRNNIKALSGPSVCGPFVVASETMMAELKKDSRKLKSLDMEGFGLYLTSHILNKKCLWIKGIADFANSNKGDEYHDRCSYGSAIFLYHFIKESF; encoded by the coding sequence ATGATAAAAATACTAATTGTTGATGATACAGCAAAAAAGGTGTCTTCTATCCTTTCAGTAATAGTTGAAAATTGCAACATTCCTATAGAGAGTGTTGATATTGCGAGGTCTATTAATTCAGGTCGTAAATTATTATGCAAAAATGACTATGATCTTTTATTACTAGATTTAGTTTTGCCTTTGAATGATGATGAAGAGCCAGATATTGAAGAAGGGCCTAAGTTTATAGATGAAATATATATAAATGAACAAATAAATATTCCAAATCAGATTATTGGCTTAACCCAATATGAAGAAAAATATCCTGAGCTAAAGAAGAGGTTCGAAGATAAGGTTTGGTATTTAGTAAAATATGAACAGTCAAAGAATGATTGGAAAACGAAGTTACAGAACAAGGTACTTCATTTGAGAAAAAATAAAGAATCGATTTTAAATTCAGTATTAGATCGCAATAAATTTAACATAGGTATTATATGTGCTTTACCTGAAGAGTTTGCACAACTTAAAGAAGCATTTAATAAAGTAGAGTGGAAAAAAGAAAAGAATGAAAACCATCCTTTTGATCTTTTTAGCTGTAATGTAGTTACTGGATATGGAAACTCTCTTAAAATCATTGCTGGCTGTGTAGGCAAACCCGGAATATCAGCAACTTCAATACTCTCTACAACTCTGTATAATCTGTATAAAATTGACCACCTATTTATGACTGGATTTTGTGCTGGATTCGAATCAGACGACTTAGATTTTGGTGATTTAGTTATCTCCGAATCTATTCAAGACTATAGTGTTGGTAAGATTAAAGAAGATAAAACTGGTAGTATTAGCCTACTAAAAGAGTTACAACAAATTCCAGCAAACTATGAACTTATCTCCCAAATGAATACATTTATTTCGGACGGAGAAAATATCGACAAAGTAAATAGATCTCTTCGAAATGTTAATTTATTAGATTCCCGAAACAATATAAAAGCATTATCAGGTCCATCTGTATGTGGTCCATTTGTTGTAGCCTCAGAGACGATGATGGCTGAGTTGAAAAAAGATTCTCGAAAACTAAAAAGTCTTGATATGGAGGGGTTTGGACTATACTTAACATCTCATATTTTAAATAAAAAATGTTTATGGATAAAAGGTATAGCTGATTTTGCGAATTCAAACAAAGGAGATGAATATCATGATAGATGTTCATACGGTAGTGCAATCTTTCTATATCATTTTATTAAAGAATCATTCTAA
- a CDS encoding response regulator transcription factor, with amino-acid sequence MKKILIVEDEQRKLDSIKEFLTNEFPKFEYVEKRSYNSATKEIFENYKDYDIILLDMSMTTYDVTADESGGVPEPLAGANILDTMYLMDITTKVVVVTMYESFVGKKLSEFDIELKSNYPDNYLGFVFFSYKKTDWQIKLKTYITSYYDKNTNC; translated from the coding sequence ATGAAAAAGATACTTATAGTTGAAGATGAACAAAGGAAACTTGACAGCATTAAGGAGTTCCTTACAAACGAATTTCCAAAGTTTGAATATGTTGAAAAGCGTTCTTACAACTCAGCAACAAAAGAAATCTTCGAGAATTATAAAGATTATGATATTATACTTTTAGATATGTCTATGACAACTTACGATGTTACTGCAGATGAATCTGGAGGTGTCCCAGAACCTTTAGCTGGAGCTAATATATTGGATACAATGTACTTAATGGACATCACCACAAAAGTTGTTGTTGTAACTATGTATGAAAGTTTTGTTGGAAAAAAATTATCAGAATTTGACATCGAATTAAAGAGCAATTATCCTGACAATTACTTAGGTTTTGTATTCTTTTCTTATAAAAAAACAGATTGGCAAATAAAATTAAAAACTTATATAACATCCTACTATGATAAAAATACTAATTGTTGA